A part of Rhopalosiphum maidis isolate BTI-1 chromosome 3, ASM367621v3, whole genome shotgun sequence genomic DNA contains:
- the LOC113558416 gene encoding uncharacterized protein LOC113558416 isoform X1, which yields MYFALAKTPGGRPTTVTTAAISEDSPRTSAVPAPSVFLPHAEPSTSRGVGTSPAPSPGPEADGHKQHVDGPQCTLEDYDMSSDDEYVRSGSTFSVALGQYVFQRNLIEDTFTPPQDSKAVIEYVNLKFVENNFRSLGLDQMFDKNNIMQAEQEFDSFEIWFSRVREYAVDREFIRDLRLPLFCHLYLNLYVPRNHNRLQALLKKFEYLFTSPRGVVYLQELKTVTNVLDLSPRLAYFRRNKFVYGVSPMFISNLYDFFHPHFMLKVVFQEWFDINYTAYEDPRIIFDDYYANNLVRVNNLDKANAPKQNNNVIANKPVLCKKTLNSAQNKNNNRKVNNSENDFYNNQRPSTSKDFVGHQNSNSSHQGPNSKKFANKDVEDPQNNLTNSELDESTENSEQSSLEDHCLEPRSRRSKKKNFKRKHIRRNRDNTSSYERESRRLKKFCGEKYDDTSSQNKSTSHQENSKLSEESSREGQSSCNQKEVEEERIILRISRKSNKLSVIVSNEKKEPNDSKNPMLEKSSEEQISNDGKKSRNLRKKHKSRGKKKSNEISNDEVQLRKKIKSSDRRKSTSDENSRLCEKSSEVSDNEEKKYKRQKKNSRSKFTSDDSNMQMSESLSEVSDNEEKKFKRQKKSGKSKSSSDDNMNMSGLSDISNDGEQKQKQQNKRSKSKFTSDDDNHTSEISSDEKNFQKPQKKQKLRGNQKFDNYTDDSNLSGSSAEVSSDDEISSSNNENQKSKNRRKYKHSDDNSSLSGSSSEDSLEDSSSLYSSYDEEIMMHKFVRHDKKSAQHLRYETSRRLKHINITKIDLKNLDEDWFLRTTKQIILKNCSKLSCSILTSDLKLVAAGSLDSLIYLWERPTQQPVPEKTDILHTIGNINPSNFTSSVQGNNLMEYLDKSTAFVLRGHGGPIFDLAELPSAKILLSASNDKTYRAWDMVSKHCLEVYNEHEHRTWCIAACPYSLQVATGSCEGASCLWFLNYKRPLRIFMGHLDDILVLKFHPNQVLLATGSSDKTVRVFELTTGECHRLLMGHSDYITCLEFNAQNPNYLASASGCGEIIVWDVPSSELVWKIRVGNMLFSDLAWLTKDILLASLTSGIVLKCDTTLNYVDSFCKVKGFETTFDRLMSLQMFDNTVYTIGIPDKSGGLKPIPKRNKEKSSQMKNEQKSHRESSPLSKLFFPQHIIDNDGNSMKPLRGLSSAVSNPPYNYEYQLNTNDQFKKSTPPNFLNMNLRSAPFNLSADEISKLRPEYLSENIRLVPAVAITNNLQNAYLLPIQQNVRTTSQNSTNIHSTNDQLPSTSKSHKINKTPGPSKSKITTAKQHNFGNSSLTMHTSIQHMQIKTTTVKEQLHIDDQRETNTLVQQYLQTTSTSIHKQQTSNLMQVTRSGMSSQLLQNSIVQQEQQQQSVGSNVSVTGTNVQQQQSLQQMRSNTNLTKGNVQQRLSSPQTNNRLSNANITQRPSPRQSPNKSSSLD from the exons gaagaTACATTTACTCCACCCCAAGACAGCAAAGCTGTTATcgaatatgtaaatttgaagtttgttgaaaacaattttagatcATTGGGGCTCGATCAAATGTttgataagaataatataatgcaagcTGAACAAGAATTTGATTC GTTTGAAATATGGTTCTCTCGCGTGAGGGAGTATGCTGTTGATAGAGAATTTATCAGAGATCTGCGTCTACCATTGTTCTGTCATCTTTATTTGAATCTATATGTTCCACGAAATCATAACCGTTTACAggcattattgaaaaaatttgaatatttgtttacaagTCCTAGAGGAGTTGTTTATCTACAGGAATTGAAAACTGTTACAAATGTCTTAGATTTATCACCTCGACTTGCATATTTCAG acgaaataaatttgtatatggtGTCTCTCCTATGTTTATAAGCAatctttatgatttttttcatccTCATTTCATGCTCAAAgtg gtGTTTCAAGAATGGTTTGATATTAACTATACTGCTTATGAAGATCcaagaataatatttgatgattATTATGCAAATAACCTAGTAcgagtaaataatttagacaAAGCAAATGCTccgaaacaaaataataatgttattgccAATAAAcctgtattatgtaaaaaa acactGAATTCAGCTCAAAATAAGAACAACAATCGAAAAGTCAATAATTCTGAAAATGAT TTTTACAATAATCAACGCCCTTCTACAAGTAAAGATTTTGTTGGACATCAAAACTCTAACTCCAGTCATCAAGGACCCAATTccaaaaaa TTTGCTAACAAAGATGTTGAAGATccacaaaacaatttaacaaattcaGAACTAGatgaa TCTACTGAAAATTCTGAACAGTCTTCATTGGAGGATCATTGCCTAGAACCAAGATCTAGACGATCAAAGAAG aaaaatttcaaaagaaaACATATCAGACGTAACAGAGACAATACTTCATCGTATGAACGAGAATCAAGAAGACTTAAG aaaTTTTGCGGAGAAAAGTATGATGACACCAGttcacaaaataaatcaacaagTCATcaagaaaattcaaaattgtctGAAGAA TCATCTAGAGAAGGACAAAGTTCATGTAACCAGAAAGAAGTTGAAGaagaaagaataatattacggATCTCGAGAAAGTCTAACAAATTAAGCGtt attGTCAGTAATGAGAAGAAAGAACCTAATGATTCCAAAAATCCTATGTTGGAGAAATCAAGCGAAGAACaa atatcaaACGATGGGAAAAAGTCTCGTAATCTccgaaaaaaacataaatcaagaggcaaaaaaaaatcaaatgaa aTATCAAATGATGAAGTACAATTGCGgaagaaaattaaatcaagTGACAGAAGAAAATCTACTAGTGATGAAAATAGTCGTTTATGTGAAAAATCATCTGAA gtATCTgataatgaagaaaaaaagtataaaagacaaaagaaaaatagtaGAAGCAAATTTACAAGTGATGATAGTAACATGCAAATGAGTGAAAGCTTATCTGAA gtatccgacaatgaagaaaaaaagtttaaacgacaaaaaaaaagtggcAAAAGCAAATCTTCCAGCGAcgataatatgaatatgagTGGCTTGTCTGAT atATCAAACGATGGTGAACAAAAGCAAAAACAGCAAAATAAAAGAAGCAAAAGCAAATTTACCAGTGATGATGATAATCATACATCTGaa atatcaAGTGATGAaaagaattttcaaaaaccacaaaagaaacaaaaattaagagGCAATCAAAAATTTGACAATTATACAGATGATAGTAATTTATCTGGAAGCTCGGCTGAA GTCTCAAGTGATGACGAAATTTCAAGCAGCAacaatgaaaatcaaaaatcgaaaaacagaagaaaatataaacactcTGATGATAATAGTAGTCTGAGTGGAAGTTCATCTGAA gaTTCTTTGGAGGATTCCAGTTCATTGTATTCATCTTATGATGAAGAAATTATGATGCATAAATTTGTTAGACATGACAAAAAGTCAGCTCAACATTTACGTTat GAAACTTCACGtcgtttaaaacatataaacatcactaaaattgatttgaaaaacCTTGATGAAGATTGGTTTCTACGTACTACTAAACAAATAATCTTGAAAAATTGTAGCAA ATTATCATGTTCTATTTTGACTTCTGATCTAAAGTTGGTTGCTGCTGGTTCATTAgattctttaatttatttatgggaGAGACCTACTCAACAACCTGTACCGGAAAAAACTGATATTCTACATACCATTGGAAATATAAATCCCAGCAATTTTACATCATCAGTACAAGGAAACAATTTGATGGAATA tttggACAAAAGTACAGCCTTTGTATTACGTGGACATGGTGGACCTATATTTGATTTAGCTGAATTACCATCAGCTAAAATCCTTCTCAGTGCATCCAATGATAAAACTTACAGAGCTTGGGATATGGTATCAAAACATTGTTTAGAAGTATACAA TGAACATGAACACAGAACATGGTGTATTGCTGCTTGTCCATATAGCTTACAAGTAGCCACAGGATCTTGCGAGGGCGCTAGCTGTTTATGGTTTTTGAACTATAAACGGccattaagaatttttatggGTCATCTCGATGATATTTTg gTTCTAAAATTTCATCCAAATCAAGTGCTCTTAGCTACTGGTTCATCGGATAAAACTGTTAGAGTATTCGAACTTACAACTGGAGAATGTCATAGACTTTTAATGGGACACTCTGATTATATCACCTGTTTAGAATTTAATGCTCAAAATCCTAATTATCTAGCATCTGCTT ctGGTTGCGGGGAAATAATTGTATGGGATGTACCATCTAGTGAATTGGTATGGAAGATTAGAGTTGGCAACATGTTATTTTCGGATCTGGCATGGTTAACCAAAGATATATTATTGGCTTCGTTAACTAGTGGTATCGTCTTGAAATGTGACACTACgct gAATTATGTAGATTCTTTCTGTAAAGTAAAAGGATTTGAAACTACATTTGATCGTCTTATGTCTTTACAAATGTTCGACAATACAGTATATACAATTGGCATTCCTGATAAATCAGGTGGTCTTAAACCAATACCTAAAAGAAACAAAGAGAAATCTTcacaaatgaaaaatgaacaaaaatcaCATAGAGAATCTTCACCTTTATCTAAACTATTTTTCCCGCaacatattattgataacGATGGAAATTCAATGAAACCTTTACGTGGACTGAGTTCGGCTGTATCGAATCCTccttataattatgaatatcaaTTGAATACTAatgatcaatttaaaaaatcaacacCACCAAATTTTTTGAACATGAATTTAAGATCTGCACCATTTAATTTATCTGCTGatgaaatatctaaattacGCCCCGAATATCTATCAGAAAATATACGATTAGTACCAGCAGTAGCTATAACTAATAATCTTCAAAATGCTTACCTATTGCCAATTCAACAAAATGTTCGAACAACCAGTCAAAACTCTACTAACATCCATTCAACAAATGATCAGTTACCGAGTACGAGtaaatcacataaaataaataaaactccaGGACCATCTAAGTCAAAAATAACAACAGCAAAACAACATAACTTTGGTAATAGTAGTTTAACAATGCATACAAGTATTCAACACatgcaaataaaaacaactacaGTTAAAGAACAACTGCATATAGATGATCAGCGAGAAACCAATACGTTAGTCCAACAGTATCTACAAACAACTAGCACAAGTATTCATAAGCAGCAAACTTCAAACCTAATGCAAGTTACACGTTCTGGGATGAGCTCTCAATTACTTCAGAATAGCATTGTGCAGCAAGAGCAGCAGCAACAGAGTGTGGGAAGTAATGTAAGTGTAACTGGGACAAATGTTCAACAGCAGCAGTCATTACAACAGATGCGgtcaaatacaaatttaaccaAAGGGAATGTTCAACAGCGCTTATCCTCTCCACAAACAAATAATCGATTGTCTAATGCCAACATTACTCAACGTCCATCTCCTAGACAAAGCCCTAATAAATCATCTTCTTTGGACTAA
- the LOC113558416 gene encoding uncharacterized protein LOC113558416 isoform X2, which translates to MYFALAKTPGGRPTTVTTAAISEDSPRTSAVPAPSVFLPHAEPSTSRGVGTSPAPSPGPEADGHKQHVDGPQCTLEDYDMSSDDEYVRSGSTFSVALGQYVFQRNLIEDTFTPPQDSKAVIEYVNLKFVENNFRSLGLDQMFDKNNIMQAEQEFDSFEIWFSRVREYAVDREFIRDLRLPLFCHLYLNLYVPRNHNRLQALLKKFEYLFTSPRGVVYLQELKTVTNVLDLSPRLAYFRRNKFVYGVSPMFISNLYDFFHPHFMLKVVFQEWFDINYTAYEDPRIIFDDYYANNLVRVNNLDKANAPKQNNNVIANKPVLCKKTLNSAQNKNNNRKVNNSENDFYNNQRPSTSKDFVGHQNSNSSHQGPNSKKFANKDVEDPQNNLTNSELDESTENSEQSSLEDHCLEPRSRRSKKKNFKRKHIRRNRDNTSSYERESRRLKKFCGEKYDDTSSQNKSTSHQENSKLSEESSREGQSSCNQKEVEEERIILRISRKSNKLSVIVSNEKKEPNDSKNPMLEKSSEEQISNDGKKSRNLRKKHKSRGKKKSNEISNDEVQLRKKIKSSDRRKSTSDENSRLCEKSSEVSDNEEKKYKRQKKNSRSKFTSDDSNMQMSESLSEVSDNEEKKFKRQKKSGKSKSSSDDNMNMSGLSDISNDGEQKQKQQNKRSKSKFTSDDDNHTSEISSDEKNFQKPQKKQKLRGNQKFDNYTDDSNLSGSSAEVSSDDEISSSNNENQKSKNRRKYKHSDDNSSLSGSSSEDSSSLYSSYDEEIMMHKFVRHDKKSAQHLRYETSRRLKHINITKIDLKNLDEDWFLRTTKQIILKNCSKLSCSILTSDLKLVAAGSLDSLIYLWERPTQQPVPEKTDILHTIGNINPSNFTSSVQGNNLMEYLDKSTAFVLRGHGGPIFDLAELPSAKILLSASNDKTYRAWDMVSKHCLEVYNEHEHRTWCIAACPYSLQVATGSCEGASCLWFLNYKRPLRIFMGHLDDILVLKFHPNQVLLATGSSDKTVRVFELTTGECHRLLMGHSDYITCLEFNAQNPNYLASASGCGEIIVWDVPSSELVWKIRVGNMLFSDLAWLTKDILLASLTSGIVLKCDTTLNYVDSFCKVKGFETTFDRLMSLQMFDNTVYTIGIPDKSGGLKPIPKRNKEKSSQMKNEQKSHRESSPLSKLFFPQHIIDNDGNSMKPLRGLSSAVSNPPYNYEYQLNTNDQFKKSTPPNFLNMNLRSAPFNLSADEISKLRPEYLSENIRLVPAVAITNNLQNAYLLPIQQNVRTTSQNSTNIHSTNDQLPSTSKSHKINKTPGPSKSKITTAKQHNFGNSSLTMHTSIQHMQIKTTTVKEQLHIDDQRETNTLVQQYLQTTSTSIHKQQTSNLMQVTRSGMSSQLLQNSIVQQEQQQQSVGSNVSVTGTNVQQQQSLQQMRSNTNLTKGNVQQRLSSPQTNNRLSNANITQRPSPRQSPNKSSSLD; encoded by the exons gaagaTACATTTACTCCACCCCAAGACAGCAAAGCTGTTATcgaatatgtaaatttgaagtttgttgaaaacaattttagatcATTGGGGCTCGATCAAATGTttgataagaataatataatgcaagcTGAACAAGAATTTGATTC GTTTGAAATATGGTTCTCTCGCGTGAGGGAGTATGCTGTTGATAGAGAATTTATCAGAGATCTGCGTCTACCATTGTTCTGTCATCTTTATTTGAATCTATATGTTCCACGAAATCATAACCGTTTACAggcattattgaaaaaatttgaatatttgtttacaagTCCTAGAGGAGTTGTTTATCTACAGGAATTGAAAACTGTTACAAATGTCTTAGATTTATCACCTCGACTTGCATATTTCAG acgaaataaatttgtatatggtGTCTCTCCTATGTTTATAAGCAatctttatgatttttttcatccTCATTTCATGCTCAAAgtg gtGTTTCAAGAATGGTTTGATATTAACTATACTGCTTATGAAGATCcaagaataatatttgatgattATTATGCAAATAACCTAGTAcgagtaaataatttagacaAAGCAAATGCTccgaaacaaaataataatgttattgccAATAAAcctgtattatgtaaaaaa acactGAATTCAGCTCAAAATAAGAACAACAATCGAAAAGTCAATAATTCTGAAAATGAT TTTTACAATAATCAACGCCCTTCTACAAGTAAAGATTTTGTTGGACATCAAAACTCTAACTCCAGTCATCAAGGACCCAATTccaaaaaa TTTGCTAACAAAGATGTTGAAGATccacaaaacaatttaacaaattcaGAACTAGatgaa TCTACTGAAAATTCTGAACAGTCTTCATTGGAGGATCATTGCCTAGAACCAAGATCTAGACGATCAAAGAAG aaaaatttcaaaagaaaACATATCAGACGTAACAGAGACAATACTTCATCGTATGAACGAGAATCAAGAAGACTTAAG aaaTTTTGCGGAGAAAAGTATGATGACACCAGttcacaaaataaatcaacaagTCATcaagaaaattcaaaattgtctGAAGAA TCATCTAGAGAAGGACAAAGTTCATGTAACCAGAAAGAAGTTGAAGaagaaagaataatattacggATCTCGAGAAAGTCTAACAAATTAAGCGtt attGTCAGTAATGAGAAGAAAGAACCTAATGATTCCAAAAATCCTATGTTGGAGAAATCAAGCGAAGAACaa atatcaaACGATGGGAAAAAGTCTCGTAATCTccgaaaaaaacataaatcaagaggcaaaaaaaaatcaaatgaa aTATCAAATGATGAAGTACAATTGCGgaagaaaattaaatcaagTGACAGAAGAAAATCTACTAGTGATGAAAATAGTCGTTTATGTGAAAAATCATCTGAA gtATCTgataatgaagaaaaaaagtataaaagacaaaagaaaaatagtaGAAGCAAATTTACAAGTGATGATAGTAACATGCAAATGAGTGAAAGCTTATCTGAA gtatccgacaatgaagaaaaaaagtttaaacgacaaaaaaaaagtggcAAAAGCAAATCTTCCAGCGAcgataatatgaatatgagTGGCTTGTCTGAT atATCAAACGATGGTGAACAAAAGCAAAAACAGCAAAATAAAAGAAGCAAAAGCAAATTTACCAGTGATGATGATAATCATACATCTGaa atatcaAGTGATGAaaagaattttcaaaaaccacaaaagaaacaaaaattaagagGCAATCAAAAATTTGACAATTATACAGATGATAGTAATTTATCTGGAAGCTCGGCTGAA GTCTCAAGTGATGACGAAATTTCAAGCAGCAacaatgaaaatcaaaaatcgaaaaacagaagaaaatataaacactcTGATGATAATAGTAGTCTGAGTGGAAGTTCATCTGAA GATTCCAGTTCATTGTATTCATCTTATGATGAAGAAATTATGATGCATAAATTTGTTAGACATGACAAAAAGTCAGCTCAACATTTACGTTat GAAACTTCACGtcgtttaaaacatataaacatcactaaaattgatttgaaaaacCTTGATGAAGATTGGTTTCTACGTACTACTAAACAAATAATCTTGAAAAATTGTAGCAA ATTATCATGTTCTATTTTGACTTCTGATCTAAAGTTGGTTGCTGCTGGTTCATTAgattctttaatttatttatgggaGAGACCTACTCAACAACCTGTACCGGAAAAAACTGATATTCTACATACCATTGGAAATATAAATCCCAGCAATTTTACATCATCAGTACAAGGAAACAATTTGATGGAATA tttggACAAAAGTACAGCCTTTGTATTACGTGGACATGGTGGACCTATATTTGATTTAGCTGAATTACCATCAGCTAAAATCCTTCTCAGTGCATCCAATGATAAAACTTACAGAGCTTGGGATATGGTATCAAAACATTGTTTAGAAGTATACAA TGAACATGAACACAGAACATGGTGTATTGCTGCTTGTCCATATAGCTTACAAGTAGCCACAGGATCTTGCGAGGGCGCTAGCTGTTTATGGTTTTTGAACTATAAACGGccattaagaatttttatggGTCATCTCGATGATATTTTg gTTCTAAAATTTCATCCAAATCAAGTGCTCTTAGCTACTGGTTCATCGGATAAAACTGTTAGAGTATTCGAACTTACAACTGGAGAATGTCATAGACTTTTAATGGGACACTCTGATTATATCACCTGTTTAGAATTTAATGCTCAAAATCCTAATTATCTAGCATCTGCTT ctGGTTGCGGGGAAATAATTGTATGGGATGTACCATCTAGTGAATTGGTATGGAAGATTAGAGTTGGCAACATGTTATTTTCGGATCTGGCATGGTTAACCAAAGATATATTATTGGCTTCGTTAACTAGTGGTATCGTCTTGAAATGTGACACTACgct gAATTATGTAGATTCTTTCTGTAAAGTAAAAGGATTTGAAACTACATTTGATCGTCTTATGTCTTTACAAATGTTCGACAATACAGTATATACAATTGGCATTCCTGATAAATCAGGTGGTCTTAAACCAATACCTAAAAGAAACAAAGAGAAATCTTcacaaatgaaaaatgaacaaaaatcaCATAGAGAATCTTCACCTTTATCTAAACTATTTTTCCCGCaacatattattgataacGATGGAAATTCAATGAAACCTTTACGTGGACTGAGTTCGGCTGTATCGAATCCTccttataattatgaatatcaaTTGAATACTAatgatcaatttaaaaaatcaacacCACCAAATTTTTTGAACATGAATTTAAGATCTGCACCATTTAATTTATCTGCTGatgaaatatctaaattacGCCCCGAATATCTATCAGAAAATATACGATTAGTACCAGCAGTAGCTATAACTAATAATCTTCAAAATGCTTACCTATTGCCAATTCAACAAAATGTTCGAACAACCAGTCAAAACTCTACTAACATCCATTCAACAAATGATCAGTTACCGAGTACGAGtaaatcacataaaataaataaaactccaGGACCATCTAAGTCAAAAATAACAACAGCAAAACAACATAACTTTGGTAATAGTAGTTTAACAATGCATACAAGTATTCAACACatgcaaataaaaacaactacaGTTAAAGAACAACTGCATATAGATGATCAGCGAGAAACCAATACGTTAGTCCAACAGTATCTACAAACAACTAGCACAAGTATTCATAAGCAGCAAACTTCAAACCTAATGCAAGTTACACGTTCTGGGATGAGCTCTCAATTACTTCAGAATAGCATTGTGCAGCAAGAGCAGCAGCAACAGAGTGTGGGAAGTAATGTAAGTGTAACTGGGACAAATGTTCAACAGCAGCAGTCATTACAACAGATGCGgtcaaatacaaatttaaccaAAGGGAATGTTCAACAGCGCTTATCCTCTCCACAAACAAATAATCGATTGTCTAATGCCAACATTACTCAACGTCCATCTCCTAGACAAAGCCCTAATAAATCATCTTCTTTGGACTAA